From Actinoplanes oblitus, a single genomic window includes:
- a CDS encoding GAF domain-containing protein: MPQYPQLHDPARLREVARLGLDREAPREYLAGMVEEVAGRIGTPFALADALLNDAQVFLAGCGPVPAWVGEVNGTPIEWAFCTRLLPGGRPLFIPDLTEDPEHRENPLVRVEGVRSYIGAPLISSNGHMLGGLCALDVRPRQFDEADLAYLSRMAAETVRRIEEHADPAS; the protein is encoded by the coding sequence ATGCCGCAGTACCCGCAGCTGCACGACCCGGCCCGGCTGCGTGAAGTGGCCCGGCTCGGCCTGGATCGGGAGGCGCCGCGCGAGTACCTGGCCGGCATGGTCGAGGAGGTGGCCGGCCGGATCGGCACCCCGTTCGCGCTGGCGGACGCGCTGCTCAACGACGCCCAGGTGTTCCTGGCCGGTTGCGGGCCGGTACCGGCGTGGGTCGGCGAGGTGAACGGCACCCCGATCGAGTGGGCGTTCTGCACGCGGTTGCTGCCCGGCGGCCGGCCGCTGTTCATCCCGGACCTCACCGAGGACCCGGAGCACCGGGAGAACCCGCTGGTGCGGGTGGAGGGCGTGCGGTCGTACATCGGCGCGCCGCTGATCTCCTCGAACGGCCACATGCTGGGCGGCCTGTGCGCGCTCGACGTGCGGCCCCGGCAGTTCGACGAGGCCGACCTCGCGTACCTGTCCCGGATGGCCGCCGAGACGGTCCGCCGCATCGAGGAACACGCCGACCCGGCATCATGA
- a CDS encoding carbohydrate kinase family protein — protein MIVVGDLVTDVLVEHDGPIRPGSDTAAAIRVAGGGQAANTAAWLASAGRRTTLVAAVGDDQAGQDRVAELAAAGVGDAIQVLPGAATGSVVVLTSGDERTMITDRAACLLLGPAHVTAAIAAAPPGGHLHLSGYPLLHAGSRPAGLAALAAARDHGLTVSVDAASAAPLRDAGPEVFLAWVRDADLLLCNADEADVLAGEGSAVEQARRLTAHVRNAVVKRGAGGAVWAARDGASWSAPAVPVPVKDPTGAGDAFAAGLLASWLAGGSPGTALAAGATLGAAAVRLLGARPRSSR, from the coding sequence GTGATCGTCGTCGGGGACCTGGTCACCGACGTGCTGGTGGAGCACGACGGGCCGATCCGGCCGGGCTCGGACACCGCTGCCGCGATCCGGGTCGCTGGTGGCGGCCAGGCGGCCAACACGGCCGCCTGGCTGGCCTCGGCCGGGCGGCGGACCACACTGGTCGCGGCGGTCGGCGACGACCAGGCCGGCCAGGACCGGGTGGCCGAGCTGGCGGCGGCCGGGGTGGGCGACGCCATCCAGGTGCTCCCGGGCGCCGCGACCGGCAGCGTGGTGGTCCTGACCAGCGGCGACGAGCGCACGATGATCACCGATCGGGCGGCCTGCCTGCTGCTCGGCCCGGCACACGTGACGGCGGCGATCGCCGCCGCGCCGCCCGGCGGGCACCTGCACCTCTCCGGCTATCCGCTGCTGCACGCCGGTTCCCGCCCGGCGGGCCTCGCGGCCCTGGCCGCCGCGCGGGACCACGGACTCACGGTGAGCGTCGACGCGGCGTCCGCTGCCCCGTTGCGCGACGCCGGACCCGAGGTCTTCCTCGCTTGGGTACGCGATGCCGACCTGCTCCTGTGCAACGCCGACGAGGCCGACGTGCTGGCCGGCGAGGGGTCCGCCGTCGAGCAGGCGCGCCGGCTCACCGCGCACGTCCGCAACGCCGTGGTCAAGCGGGGTGCCGGCGGAGCCGTGTGGGCGGCGCGGGACGGTGCCTCGTGGTCCGCCCCGGCCGTCCCGGTGCCGGTCAAGGACCCCACCGGCGCGGGCGACGCGTTCGCGGCCGGCCTGCTCGCGTCGTGGCTGGCCGGCGGGTCACCGGGCACGGCATTGGCGGCCGGCGCCACGCTCGGGGCGGCGGCGGTGCGGCTCCTGGGTGCCCGGCCGCGGTCTTCCCGGTGA
- a CDS encoding DUF3039 domain-containing protein: protein MPVSTQILERPETKDADTGPEMFHYVRKEKIAESAVMGTYVIALCGETFPVTKTPKPGSPVCPACKEIYEAMKA, encoded by the coding sequence ATACCTGTGAGCACCCAGATCCTCGAGCGTCCGGAGACCAAGGACGCCGACACCGGTCCGGAGATGTTCCACTACGTGCGCAAGGAGAAGATCGCGGAAAGTGCCGTGATGGGCACCTACGTGATCGCGCTGTGCGGGGAGACCTTCCCGGTGACCAAAACGCCGAAACCGGGTTCCCCGGTGTGTCCGGCGTGCAAGGAGATCTACGAAGCCATGAAGGCCTGA
- a CDS encoding pseudouridine-5'-phosphate glycosidase, with product MTDFAIRFGDHVTRARRDGRPVVALESTIISHGLPHPDNLRVAREIEQTVRDNGAVPATIGMIGGELVAGLDDAQIEHLALAGDVAKLSVRDLAIAAAKRADGATTVAATSAVAAAAGIGVFATGGLGGVHREANLTFDESADLTALARTPIVVVCAGVKSILDVGATLERLETLGVSVAGYGTRRFPGFFITDGGFDVDWQLDSPEQVADFIRARRDQDVTTGALVLANPLPADEQLDPALHDRTLESGLALLAEEGITGKAVTPFLLAHFHSSTEGQSLATNVRIILRNAALAARIAVAESGGTAAPVGFSVSA from the coding sequence GTGACTGACTTCGCTATTCGCTTCGGCGACCACGTGACCCGTGCGCGCCGCGACGGCCGGCCGGTGGTGGCCCTGGAGAGCACGATCATCTCGCACGGGCTGCCGCATCCGGACAACCTCCGGGTGGCCCGGGAGATCGAGCAGACCGTCCGGGACAACGGCGCCGTGCCGGCCACCATCGGCATGATCGGCGGCGAGCTCGTCGCCGGTCTCGACGACGCCCAGATCGAGCATCTGGCGCTCGCCGGCGACGTGGCCAAACTCTCCGTCCGCGACCTGGCGATCGCCGCGGCCAAGCGGGCGGACGGCGCCACCACTGTCGCCGCGACCAGCGCGGTCGCCGCCGCGGCCGGGATCGGCGTGTTCGCCACCGGCGGCCTGGGCGGGGTGCACCGGGAGGCGAACCTCACCTTCGACGAGTCGGCCGACCTGACCGCGCTGGCCCGCACCCCGATCGTGGTGGTCTGCGCCGGGGTCAAGTCGATCCTGGACGTGGGCGCCACCCTGGAGCGGCTGGAGACCCTCGGGGTGTCGGTGGCCGGTTACGGCACCCGGCGCTTCCCCGGCTTCTTCATCACCGACGGCGGCTTCGACGTGGACTGGCAGCTCGATTCGCCGGAGCAGGTGGCCGACTTCATCCGGGCCCGCCGCGACCAGGACGTGACGACCGGCGCGCTGGTGCTGGCCAACCCGCTGCCGGCCGACGAGCAACTGGACCCGGCGCTGCACGACCGGACCCTGGAGTCCGGGCTGGCGCTGCTGGCCGAGGAGGGCATCACCGGCAAGGCGGTCACCCCGTTCCTGCTGGCGCACTTCCACTCCAGCACCGAGGGGCAGAGCCTGGCGACGAACGTCCGGATCATCCTGCGCAACGCCGCCCTGGCCGCCCGGATCGCGGTGGCCGAGAGCGGCGGCACGGCAGCGCCGGTGGGCTTCTCCGTCTCGGCCTGA
- a CDS encoding response regulator translates to MTTVMLVDDSATMLMSLKSILTKAGYAVETAAHGKEALDKLGKGVKPNLIISDVNMPQMDGITFAREARKAPGMRFTPILMLTTESEQSKRAEAKNAGATGWLVKPVGPDQLLGVIKQVLPGA, encoded by the coding sequence ATGACCACCGTGATGCTCGTCGACGACTCCGCCACCATGCTGATGAGCCTGAAGTCCATCCTCACCAAGGCCGGGTACGCGGTGGAGACCGCCGCACACGGCAAGGAGGCGCTGGACAAGCTCGGCAAGGGGGTCAAGCCGAACCTGATCATCAGCGACGTGAACATGCCGCAGATGGACGGGATCACCTTCGCGCGTGAGGCGCGCAAGGCTCCGGGTATGCGGTTCACGCCGATCCTGATGCTCACCACCGAGTCGGAGCAGTCCAAGCGGGCCGAGGCGAAGAACGCCGGAGCCACCGGCTGGCTGGTCAAGCCGGTCGGACCGGACCAGCTGCTCGGCGTGATCAAGCAGGTCCTGCCCGGAGCCTGA
- a CDS encoding trimeric intracellular cation channel family protein, whose protein sequence is MTGGYGLLVADLIGVAVFAASGASAGVAKRLDLFGVAFVGFAAALGGGILRDLTIGAVPPLAFADWRYAVTAVLASVGVFWLHPRLNRVRRAVLVLDAAGLGLFTATGTLKALAAGVPPVGACLLGMLTAIGGGLTRDLLTGEIPIVLQRDIYAIVALGGAILVTILQRLGVTGLLPLVTAAALMTGVRLLALYRRWSAPVAVP, encoded by the coding sequence GTGACGGGCGGATATGGACTGCTCGTCGCGGATCTGATCGGGGTCGCGGTGTTCGCCGCCTCCGGCGCCTCGGCCGGCGTCGCGAAACGCCTCGACCTGTTCGGGGTGGCGTTCGTGGGTTTCGCGGCCGCCCTGGGTGGCGGGATCCTGCGCGACCTGACGATTGGTGCCGTCCCGCCGCTGGCCTTCGCCGACTGGCGCTACGCGGTGACCGCGGTGCTCGCCTCGGTCGGGGTCTTCTGGCTGCACCCGCGGCTGAACCGGGTGCGCCGGGCGGTGCTGGTCCTGGACGCGGCCGGGCTCGGCCTGTTCACCGCGACCGGCACGCTCAAGGCGCTGGCCGCCGGGGTGCCGCCGGTCGGCGCCTGCCTGCTCGGCATGCTCACCGCGATCGGCGGTGGTCTGACCCGCGACCTGCTCACCGGGGAGATCCCGATCGTGCTGCAACGCGACATCTACGCGATCGTCGCCCTCGGCGGCGCGATTCTTGTCACCATTCTGCAGCGGCTCGGCGTCACCGGCCTGCTTCCGCTGGTCACCGCCGCGGCGCTGATGACCGGGGTGCGCCTGCTGGCGCTCTACCGCCGGTGGTCGGCCCCGGTCGCCGTGCCGTAA
- a CDS encoding DUF3099 domain-containing protein, whose amino-acid sequence MLITDAARSPGDQLRSREIRYVTMMSARVGCLILGGVLISAQVPLLPLWLVLCAAGMVFLPWAAVLIANDRAPKSKAERAADAAARERHQMALSEAAPVEEEPVTIDAEVVDPLRTDKNP is encoded by the coding sequence GTGTTGATCACCGATGCCGCGCGCAGTCCTGGCGATCAGCTCCGCAGCCGGGAGATTCGCTACGTCACCATGATGAGCGCCCGGGTCGGCTGCCTCATCCTCGGCGGCGTCCTGATCAGCGCGCAGGTGCCGCTGCTGCCGCTCTGGCTGGTCCTCTGCGCGGCCGGCATGGTCTTCCTGCCCTGGGCCGCGGTGCTGATCGCGAACGACCGCGCGCCGAAAAGCAAGGCCGAACGGGCCGCCGACGCGGCCGCCCGGGAGCGGCACCAGATGGCCCTCAGCGAGGCGGCTCCGGTCGAGGAGGAGCCGGTCACCATCGACGCCGAGGTCGTCGACCCGCTCCGCACCGACAAGAACCCCTGA
- a CDS encoding HhH-GPD-type base excision DNA repair protein: MSFSLPIPAEANALLDRDPLAVLLGLVLDQQITMEKAFTSPLVLAERLGHEPTATELADFDPAALLEIFATPPALHRFPKAMAARVQDVCRVIADRYDGDVAALWRDVPTGAELYQRIFALPGFGKQKAQIFVALLGKQLGVEPAGWRAAAGGYGEAGAYRSVADIVDDASLAKVREYKKAAKAEAKAAKA; the protein is encoded by the coding sequence ATGAGCTTCTCCCTGCCCATTCCCGCCGAGGCGAACGCCCTGCTGGACCGCGACCCGCTCGCCGTCCTGCTGGGCCTGGTCCTGGACCAGCAGATCACCATGGAGAAGGCGTTCACCTCGCCGCTGGTGCTGGCCGAGCGGCTGGGGCACGAGCCGACAGCCACCGAGCTCGCCGACTTCGACCCGGCGGCGCTGCTGGAGATCTTCGCGACGCCGCCCGCCCTGCACCGCTTCCCGAAGGCGATGGCGGCCCGGGTCCAGGACGTCTGCCGGGTGATCGCCGATCGGTACGACGGTGATGTCGCGGCGCTCTGGCGGGACGTGCCGACCGGTGCCGAGCTGTATCAGCGGATCTTCGCGTTGCCCGGGTTCGGCAAGCAGAAGGCGCAGATCTTCGTGGCCCTGCTGGGCAAGCAGCTCGGTGTCGAGCCGGCCGGGTGGCGGGCGGCCGCCGGTGGTTACGGCGAGGCCGGCGCGTACCGGTCGGTCGCCGACATCGTCGACGACGCGTCGCTGGCCAAGGTCCGCGAGTACAAGAAGGCGGCCAAGGCCGAGGCGAAGGCCGCGAAGGCGTAG
- a CDS encoding methyl-accepting chemotaxis protein produces the protein MPSLLRRLSLTPEQPEEQGVRGDVVAEALEPIPAYCDVIDGHVNDVIDQTGEAAQAIIQQLVKVDALAEVMAGDVSQLAGTLSRTERELGEVSSSNDQLVGRLIAYFLYRDHQIRALVDQMRDLDQHVKQIEEVSRATNILALNAMIEAVRAGDAGEGFSVVADEVRKLAHRSSEAAHGIGSNIADLTAKLDGVLSDDTQFDRAQEFPPASEETAMTRRLGGIANAQREMSEMVSGILRDTVDAARQVQRSSDELVKETTGAVGHVQFQDISRQMLEHVAEAVADVSRQATAVAGYARGESSAEEIRDQAINVEDLRAKHVMARQRFTHAAQTGSDAEAANEPLIELF, from the coding sequence ATGCCCAGCCTTCTCCGCAGGCTCTCGCTCACCCCCGAACAACCGGAGGAGCAGGGCGTTCGGGGGGACGTCGTGGCCGAGGCCCTGGAGCCGATCCCGGCGTACTGCGACGTGATCGACGGCCACGTCAACGACGTCATCGACCAGACCGGGGAGGCCGCGCAGGCGATCATCCAGCAGCTGGTGAAGGTCGATGCGCTGGCGGAGGTGATGGCCGGCGACGTGTCCCAGCTCGCCGGCACCCTCAGCCGCACCGAGCGGGAGCTGGGCGAGGTCAGCTCGTCGAACGACCAGCTCGTCGGGCGCCTGATCGCCTACTTCCTCTACCGGGACCACCAGATCCGGGCGCTCGTCGACCAGATGCGTGATCTCGATCAGCACGTCAAGCAGATCGAGGAGGTCAGCCGGGCGACGAACATCCTCGCCCTGAACGCGATGATCGAAGCGGTCCGGGCCGGCGACGCCGGTGAGGGCTTCTCGGTGGTCGCCGACGAGGTGCGCAAACTCGCCCACCGCTCGTCGGAGGCGGCGCACGGCATCGGCAGCAACATCGCCGACCTGACCGCCAAGCTGGACGGGGTGCTCTCCGACGACACCCAGTTCGACAGGGCCCAGGAGTTCCCGCCGGCGTCCGAGGAGACCGCGATGACCCGCCGGCTGGGCGGTATCGCGAACGCCCAGCGGGAGATGTCGGAGATGGTCAGCGGCATCCTGCGGGACACCGTCGACGCCGCCCGGCAGGTGCAGCGCAGCTCCGACGAACTGGTCAAGGAGACCACCGGAGCGGTCGGACATGTCCAGTTCCAGGACATCAGCCGCCAGATGTTGGAACATGTGGCGGAAGCCGTCGCCGACGTGAGCCGTCAGGCCACGGCGGTCGCCGGGTACGCCCGGGGTGAGAGCAGCGCCGAAGAGATCCGGGATCAGGCCATCAACGTAGAGGACCTGCGCGCCAAGCACGTGATGGCCCGCCAGCGGTTCACCCACGCCGCACAGACCGGCTCGGATGCCGAGGCAGCGAACGAACCGTTGATCGAGTTGTTCTGA
- a CDS encoding GGDEF domain-containing protein produces the protein MRETTLHAVRLLERAQTGDAAAVLAEAETALRAATGDLADGPACMHFVRVVAFIARGDQRAAIEAAEPMLRAAEREGSRGWQAAALASRAWQRLRLAESPGPSASPALPTAPETSASSGPSVSSGPSASFGPSASSGPVDGDRDIDEVLRDLVAAEMLVEGEPDPVAAVNSRVAVAIGWYELRLYELVEPQFQSAYDMSTADGAQNGNRAMWLLNLAEMHLRWALELYQIHRVAEAESHTAEAERYATRAAAEVSGAGAVTWRDNALLYAACSRADRHDPAGAASDIEYYTRRLRDRGFPAEALAISRPFHGVALLRSGRPDEALAVMAAAADDLPPDADWLVVASTHRTRAVLLAHRGSRDAEATLAYGDSLAAALWRQRLNTLHAVRTRYDLEQLRAQHEQVARAAEADPLTGIANRRAFDSAVRSAADRPGSVAVLLVDTDKFKLINDTRGHAAGDAALRSIAAALAAQVGPGDLVVRLGGDEFAALLPGAGPAEAAAVATRMVRAVREIPDCVATVSIGVAVAPAATVTEALCRADEAMYRAKRQGGDNVELAPAPALRAAA, from the coding sequence ATGCGCGAGACCACACTGCACGCCGTGCGCCTGCTGGAACGGGCGCAGACCGGTGACGCGGCCGCCGTGCTGGCCGAGGCGGAGACGGCCCTCCGGGCGGCCACCGGCGACCTCGCCGACGGGCCGGCCTGCATGCACTTCGTCCGGGTGGTGGCCTTCATCGCGCGGGGCGACCAGCGGGCCGCGATCGAGGCGGCCGAGCCGATGCTGCGGGCCGCCGAGCGGGAGGGCAGCCGTGGCTGGCAGGCCGCGGCCCTGGCCAGCCGCGCCTGGCAGCGCCTTCGCCTGGCCGAGTCGCCGGGACCGTCCGCTTCTCCCGCCCTCCCCACCGCTCCGGAAACGTCGGCTTCTTCCGGACCATCGGTTTCTTCCGGGCCGTCGGCTTCTTTCGGGCCGTCGGCTTCGTCCGGGCCGGTCGACGGCGACCGCGACATCGACGAGGTGCTGCGCGACCTGGTCGCCGCAGAGATGCTGGTCGAGGGCGAGCCGGACCCGGTGGCGGCCGTCAACTCCCGGGTCGCGGTCGCCATCGGCTGGTACGAACTCCGCCTCTACGAGCTGGTCGAGCCGCAGTTCCAGAGCGCGTACGACATGAGCACCGCGGACGGCGCGCAGAACGGCAACCGCGCGATGTGGCTGCTCAACCTCGCCGAGATGCACCTGCGCTGGGCCCTGGAGCTCTATCAGATCCACCGGGTCGCCGAGGCGGAGAGCCACACCGCCGAAGCCGAGCGGTACGCCACCCGGGCCGCCGCCGAGGTCTCCGGCGCCGGCGCGGTCACCTGGCGGGACAACGCGCTGCTCTACGCCGCCTGCTCGCGCGCCGACCGGCACGACCCGGCCGGCGCCGCCTCGGACATCGAGTACTACACCCGGCGGCTGCGCGACCGCGGCTTCCCGGCCGAGGCCCTGGCCATCAGCCGGCCGTTCCACGGGGTGGCGCTGCTCCGCTCCGGTCGCCCCGACGAGGCCCTGGCGGTGATGGCCGCTGCCGCCGACGACCTGCCGCCGGACGCGGACTGGCTGGTGGTCGCCAGCACCCACCGCACCCGTGCCGTCCTACTCGCCCACCGCGGGTCCCGGGACGCCGAAGCCACCCTTGCCTACGGCGACAGCCTGGCCGCTGCCCTCTGGCGCCAGCGCCTGAACACCCTGCACGCCGTACGCACCCGGTACGACCTGGAGCAGCTGCGCGCCCAGCACGAGCAGGTGGCCCGGGCGGCCGAGGCGGACCCGCTGACCGGGATCGCCAACCGGCGGGCGTTCGACAGTGCCGTGCGGTCGGCCGCCGACCGCCCGGGAAGTGTCGCGGTCCTGCTGGTCGACACCGACAAGTTCAAGCTGATCAACGACACCCGGGGTCACGCCGCGGGCGACGCCGCGCTGCGTTCGATCGCCGCGGCGCTCGCCGCCCAGGTCGGCCCCGGTGATCTGGTGGTCCGCCTCGGCGGCGACGAGTTCGCCGCCCTGCTGCCGGGGGCCGGCCCGGCCGAGGCCGCCGCGGTGGCGACCCGCATGGTCCGCGCGGTGCGCGAGATCCCGGACTGCGTCGCCACGGTCAGCATCGGTGTGGCTGTCGCCCCGGCCGCCACCGTC
- a CDS encoding DEAD/DEAH box helicase — translation MVEYLRRRSEDFMAVATPGAGKTTFALRIAAEMLVDGTVDAVTVVCPTEHLKTQWAQAAARVGIQLDPRFRNSEIHSSRDFHGAVVTYAQVGMAPQVHKRRTVTRRTFVILDEIHHAGDSRTWGDGVKDAFEPAERRLLLTGTPFRSDENPIPFVQYERGMDGIQRSKADSVYGYADALKDRVVRPVMFMAYSGETRWRTNAGDELAARLGEPMTKDLIAQAWRTALDHRGEWMPQVMQAAHNRLLRVREGMPDAGGLVIASDQTAARAYAKLLHDLTGESPTVVLSDDDGASGRIAEFSASDKLWMVAVRMVSEGVDIPRLAVGVYATSASTPLYFAQAIGRFVRSRQPGETATVFLPSVPHLLGLASEMEAERNHVLGAPKEKDGLDDELLERAQKSEDAIGDLEKQFEALSATAELQEVIYDGTSFGVPARTGTAEEADYLGLPGLLTPDEVTMLLNKRQTEQLAVQKRLEQEAAKNAPEPAPREPVVQMSAGERRATLRRQLNTLVAAHHHRTNLPHGKIHAELRRLCGGPPSAQATIEQLEERIATIQTF, via the coding sequence ATGGTGGAATATCTGCGCCGCCGTTCCGAGGACTTCATGGCCGTGGCGACGCCCGGCGCCGGCAAGACCACGTTCGCCCTGCGGATCGCCGCGGAGATGCTGGTCGACGGCACGGTGGACGCGGTCACCGTGGTCTGCCCGACCGAGCACCTGAAGACCCAGTGGGCGCAGGCGGCGGCCCGGGTCGGCATCCAGCTCGACCCCCGGTTCCGCAACTCCGAGATCCACTCGTCGCGTGACTTCCACGGGGCGGTGGTGACGTACGCCCAGGTCGGCATGGCTCCGCAGGTGCACAAGCGGCGTACCGTCACCCGGCGCACCTTCGTGATCCTGGACGAGATCCACCACGCCGGCGACTCGCGGACCTGGGGTGACGGGGTCAAGGACGCGTTCGAACCGGCCGAGCGGCGACTGCTGCTGACCGGCACCCCGTTCCGCTCCGACGAGAACCCGATCCCGTTCGTGCAGTACGAGCGCGGCATGGACGGCATCCAGCGGTCCAAGGCCGACTCGGTCTACGGCTACGCGGACGCGCTGAAGGACCGGGTCGTGCGGCCGGTCATGTTCATGGCGTACTCCGGGGAGACCCGGTGGCGCACCAACGCCGGTGACGAGCTGGCCGCCCGGCTCGGCGAGCCGATGACCAAGGACCTGATCGCACAGGCCTGGCGGACCGCCCTGGACCACCGGGGCGAGTGGATGCCGCAGGTGATGCAGGCCGCCCACAACCGGCTGCTGCGCGTCCGTGAGGGCATGCCGGACGCCGGCGGGCTGGTCATCGCCAGCGACCAGACGGCCGCCCGGGCGTACGCGAAGTTGCTGCACGACCTGACCGGCGAGTCGCCCACCGTGGTCCTCTCCGACGACGACGGCGCCTCCGGCCGGATCGCCGAGTTCTCCGCGTCGGACAAGCTGTGGATGGTCGCGGTCCGGATGGTGTCCGAGGGTGTCGACATCCCGCGGCTGGCCGTCGGTGTCTACGCGACCAGCGCCTCCACGCCGCTCTACTTCGCCCAGGCGATCGGCCGGTTCGTCCGGTCCCGGCAGCCCGGCGAGACCGCCACCGTCTTCCTGCCCAGCGTCCCGCACCTGCTCGGGCTGGCCAGCGAGATGGAGGCGGAACGCAACCACGTCCTGGGCGCGCCCAAGGAGAAGGACGGCCTCGACGACGAGCTGCTGGAGCGGGCGCAGAAGTCCGAGGACGCGATCGGCGACCTGGAGAAGCAGTTCGAGGCGCTGTCGGCGACGGCGGAGCTGCAGGAGGTCATCTACGACGGCACCTCGTTCGGCGTGCCGGCCCGGACCGGCACCGCTGAGGAGGCCGACTACCTCGGCCTGCCCGGCCTGCTCACCCCGGACGAGGTGACCATGCTGCTGAACAAGCGGCAGACCGAGCAGCTCGCCGTGCAGAAGAGGCTGGAGCAGGAGGCGGCGAAGAACGCGCCGGAGCCGGCCCCGCGCGAGCCGGTCGTGCAGATGAGCGCGGGGGAGCGGCGGGCCACCCTGCGCCGCCAGCTGAACACCCTGGTCGCGGCGCACCACCACCGGACCAACCTGCCGCACGGGAAGATCCACGCGGAGTTGCGGCGGCTCTGTGGGGGGCCGCCGAGCGCGCAGGCCACCATCGAGCAGCTGGAAGAGCGGATCGCCACCATCCAGACGTTCTAG